Proteins encoded in a region of the Quercus lobata isolate SW786 chromosome 8, ValleyOak3.0 Primary Assembly, whole genome shotgun sequence genome:
- the LOC115954868 gene encoding transcription factor bHLH123 isoform X2: MADEFNTSGNWWDSTSRSRFESGTSSSSGLNNSGSFGWPADMADIKARTNTMDSMSSVSGSSVVFQEPQKLQGHESAGGGDPSLQMMGLGLSTQAMDWNQSLLRGEKAADSSFRAMLQENLNSNSNFQQETGMGSSQWRSEKMFSGMSGGESSSNEFKQLNRGFSLDQPSFSPQYSSGDSTVTCQGLPSSFQMDSSAMYGSPSTILQGLLGPDSNQPQQPSFENRPMNFSYPANYGVNSSELLPSWSAKVPPFLRSSPPKQTVPHNQLHFSNNAPFWNASEAAMKGFFPLMQQQFPTTSFEEKPKNISEVRDSSTVVKKSGSEATSKRPRNETQTPLPAFKVRKEKMGDRITALQQLVSPFGKTDTASVLSEAIEYIKFLHEQVLSTPYMKSGAPIQHQQNSDKSKDPEGPKQDLRSRGLCLVPVSSTFPVTHETTVDFWTPTFGGTFR, encoded by the exons ATGGCAGATGAGTTCAACACAAGTGGAAACTGGTGGGATTCAACATCAAGAAGCAGGTTTGAAAGCGGCACATCATCGTCTTCGGGGCTCAATAATTCGGGGAGCTTTGGATGGCCAGCTGATATGGCTGATATCAAAGCAAGGACTAATACTATGGATTCCATGTCGTCGGTGTCTGGTAGTTCGGTGGTTTTCCAGGAACCCCAGAAGCTGCAAGGGCATGAGTCAGCTGGTGGTGGCGACCCAAGCTTGCAAATGATGGGTTTAGGCCTTTCAACTCAAGCCATGGATTGGAACCAAAGCTTGCT TCGAGGTGAAAAGGCAGCTGATAGTAGTTTCCGTGCCATGCTTCAAGAAAACTTGAACTCAAACAGTAACTTTCAGCAAGAAACTGGGATGGGATCCTCTCAATGGAGATCAGAAAAAATGTTTTCAGGGATGAGTGGGGGAGAGTCATCCTCAAATGAGTTTAAGCAACTTAATCGTGGTTTTTCTTTAGATCAACCTTCCTTTAGTCCTCAATATAGTTCTGGGGATAGCACTGTGACATGCCAAGGCTTGCCTTCTAGTTTTCAAATGGATTCATCGGCTATGTATGGAAGCCCTTCAACTATATTGCAAGGACTATTGGGACCAGATAGTAACCAGCCTCAACAGCCTTCATTTGAGAATCGTCCTATGAATTTTTCTTATCCGGCGAACTATGGCGTGAATTCTAGTGAATTGTTGCCATCTTGGTCGGCTAAGGTTCCTCCGTTTTTGAGAAGTTCACCACCAAAACAGACAGTACCACATAACCAGTTGCATTTCTCTAACAACGCCCCGTTTTGGAACGCGTCTGAAGCCGCCATGAAGGGCTTTTTCCCATTGATGCAACAGCAGTTTCCCACAACAAGCTTTGAAGAAAAACCAAAG AATATATCCGAAGTTCGGGACTCAAGCACAGTGGTGAAGAAAAGTGGCAGTGAAGCCACATCTAAAAGGCCTCGGAATGAAACACAGACTCCTTTACCAGCTTTTAAG GTGAGGAAAGAGAAGATGGGGGACAGAATCACTGCGCTCCAACAATTGGTATCACCTTTCGGAAAG ACTGATACAGCCTCAGTGCTTTCTGAAGCCATTGAATACATCAAGTTTCTCCATGAACAA GTCTTAAGCACACCTTACATGAAAAGTGGAGCTCCCATACAGCATCAGCAG AATTCTGATAAATCTAAGGATCCAGAAGGCCCAAAACAAGACCTTAGAAGCCGAGGACTATGTTTGGTACCAGTTTCAAGTACATTCCCAGTCACTCATGAGACCACAGTTGATTTCTGGACTCCTACATTTGGAGGAACTTTCAGATAG
- the LOC115954868 gene encoding transcription factor bHLH123 isoform X1 — MADEFNTSGNWWDSTSRSRFESGTSSSSGLNNSGSFGWPADMADIKARTNTMDSMSSVSGSSVVFQEPQKLQGHESAGGGDPSLQMMGLGLSTQAMDWNQSLLRGEKAADSSFRAMLQENLNSNSNFQQETGMGSSQWRSEKMFSGMSGGESSSNEFKQLNRGFSLDQPSFSPQYSSGDSTVTCQGLPSSFQMDSSAMYGSPSTILQGLLGPDSNQPQQPSFENRPMNFSYPANYGVNSSELLPSWSAKVPPFLRSSPPKQTVPHNQLHFSNNAPFWNASEAAMKGFFPLMQQQFPTTSFEEKPKNISEVRDSSTVVKKSGSEATSKRPRNETQTPLPAFKVRKEKMGDRITALQQLVSPFGKTDTASVLSEAIEYIKFLHEQVSVLSTPYMKSGAPIQHQQNSDKSKDPEGPKQDLRSRGLCLVPVSSTFPVTHETTVDFWTPTFGGTFR; from the exons ATGGCAGATGAGTTCAACACAAGTGGAAACTGGTGGGATTCAACATCAAGAAGCAGGTTTGAAAGCGGCACATCATCGTCTTCGGGGCTCAATAATTCGGGGAGCTTTGGATGGCCAGCTGATATGGCTGATATCAAAGCAAGGACTAATACTATGGATTCCATGTCGTCGGTGTCTGGTAGTTCGGTGGTTTTCCAGGAACCCCAGAAGCTGCAAGGGCATGAGTCAGCTGGTGGTGGCGACCCAAGCTTGCAAATGATGGGTTTAGGCCTTTCAACTCAAGCCATGGATTGGAACCAAAGCTTGCT TCGAGGTGAAAAGGCAGCTGATAGTAGTTTCCGTGCCATGCTTCAAGAAAACTTGAACTCAAACAGTAACTTTCAGCAAGAAACTGGGATGGGATCCTCTCAATGGAGATCAGAAAAAATGTTTTCAGGGATGAGTGGGGGAGAGTCATCCTCAAATGAGTTTAAGCAACTTAATCGTGGTTTTTCTTTAGATCAACCTTCCTTTAGTCCTCAATATAGTTCTGGGGATAGCACTGTGACATGCCAAGGCTTGCCTTCTAGTTTTCAAATGGATTCATCGGCTATGTATGGAAGCCCTTCAACTATATTGCAAGGACTATTGGGACCAGATAGTAACCAGCCTCAACAGCCTTCATTTGAGAATCGTCCTATGAATTTTTCTTATCCGGCGAACTATGGCGTGAATTCTAGTGAATTGTTGCCATCTTGGTCGGCTAAGGTTCCTCCGTTTTTGAGAAGTTCACCACCAAAACAGACAGTACCACATAACCAGTTGCATTTCTCTAACAACGCCCCGTTTTGGAACGCGTCTGAAGCCGCCATGAAGGGCTTTTTCCCATTGATGCAACAGCAGTTTCCCACAACAAGCTTTGAAGAAAAACCAAAG AATATATCCGAAGTTCGGGACTCAAGCACAGTGGTGAAGAAAAGTGGCAGTGAAGCCACATCTAAAAGGCCTCGGAATGAAACACAGACTCCTTTACCAGCTTTTAAG GTGAGGAAAGAGAAGATGGGGGACAGAATCACTGCGCTCCAACAATTGGTATCACCTTTCGGAAAG ACTGATACAGCCTCAGTGCTTTCTGAAGCCATTGAATACATCAAGTTTCTCCATGAACAAGTTAGT GTCTTAAGCACACCTTACATGAAAAGTGGAGCTCCCATACAGCATCAGCAG AATTCTGATAAATCTAAGGATCCAGAAGGCCCAAAACAAGACCTTAGAAGCCGAGGACTATGTTTGGTACCAGTTTCAAGTACATTCCCAGTCACTCATGAGACCACAGTTGATTTCTGGACTCCTACATTTGGAGGAACTTTCAGATAG